Genomic window (Vigna radiata var. radiata cultivar VC1973A chromosome 1, Vradiata_ver6, whole genome shotgun sequence):
cgagtcctaggattgatattctggtcatccctatactacattagtggggaccagtactttgttctctttttgtgcgaccaaatCGAGTTTAACACGTAAAGAATGCAATAAGTCACATTTGAAAATGTAACCAAATAAACTTAATGTTTTGTAACGGGgtaaaacattttaaagttgcactaaatttatcaataaaattccATATGAACAAGTGTTAGAGTATGATGTGCTTATCTAATTATGATATTactgtatattttatttaactgaGCATTTAAAATGGGAAATTGGTAAACACTGTTAGATTGAATATCTTTATGAAAGTTATTTGTGACTTAGTGGTTTATTCAAACTGGTTACTTCATAGAACTGAAGTGGTGAACACTATCCGATAATCTTCTGCGAACTTGGGATCTCCTTTCTGCAGAGCAGCAATTGCTTGTGCCACGTCAGCTTCCAGAATTGTCTTGTATCTACCAGCACAAGAACTCAGTGCTTCCTTTTGAGAATGTTCATGGCTTCCCTGAAGAAGTTGTTGGATCTTGTCCAAGGCATTATTTGCTTTGGTTTTGATTACATTGATCATgaactacaaaaaaaatgttatttacatACGGAgtattacatacagattttgaTCGGTAAATAAAAACTAGATCATATACagattttctatatataatgataaaaatatttacatacgaattttccgtatataaaatctgtatgtaatagTAGATTTCTccttacatacggattttaaaataaataattaaaaaaaaattaaaaaactaaacttaaaaCAAAACCTAAGAGTGTAAATTTTTCCTAGAGCCCTTCCTCTTCCCTTTCATCGAACCCTTGTTATTCCTTCTCGTCGAGCCATTGTTCTCCAACCTTTCTTCTCTAGCCTTCCCTTCATCAAGCCTTTCTTTTCGTCGAGCCATTTTCTTCGAGCCTTTCCTCTCCCTGTCTGAACCATAATCTTCATTCCTCGAACCATCATCTTCATGTCTCGAACCCCAGGAGTCCCTGCCTCCAATCGTGACCCCCTCTCCCTGTGTGGTACCCGTGTTCTTCGTCAACGAACCCTCGATTTCTCACAGTGGAGCTCTAGGACTCCTATTCTCGTACTCTGAGGTCAATGCCACCCTCTTTCGGTCTCGGTGAGTCTGTGGTGAGTCCATAATGTTATTCCTTTAATGTATAACTTTCTTCGTTTGATGTGTAGTCGTTTAATGTTGCGGTGATTCACTGAGAAGAAGAAGTTTGGTGGTCTAGCCATCTATCAGTGTTCGTTGTTGTAGATTTAGCCATCTCTCAGTGTTCCTTGTTGTAGATTTGTCAGAAGAAGAAGTTTCGTTGTCTAACCTCCACCGTACACCTCTCCCGCATTGGCTTTCCCCTGAAACCCTaccctaaaattgaaaaatcggAAAACCCTAACGTGTTTGAATGAAGGATTGAATGAGAAATGGCGTCGAAGTTCAAAACGTGTTTTGTATGGTGGAACCTGAGTGGCTTCAACNATGTTAACCACTCTAAGGGAAATGGTAGGATAGTGCGAGTTTCATTTTCCAGGTTCTTGCAAAATGCAACACCGAACCACTTTCAGGTACCAATGATTCGTAATCTTTTTCTATCCTTATTCAGATTCTTCTAGGTTTGAAACTCAATGTGAAGTTCTATTGTATTTATTAAGCAGTTTGCAGAATAAGAGGCAATGGATCAAGCCTTCCATTGAGGAAGGTCTCTGTCAAAATCAAGATGAGAAAGAAGATTCAGAGGTTTCATTCAATAACTAAGAAACTCCAAGAACTTGTTATCCAAACGAAAGAATTGAAGCTTGATTGAGGGAATTTGAATAGGTTTGCTAAGAAGGGAGCCTTAATGTATTTGAATATCAATCACGATAAACATATATGGCCTACAAAGAACAGAGTGAACATGAGGTTATTTCTGCATTTCTTGGTCTTTTATCCTCTGCAACAAGGTATTCacttttaattgtaaattacaatttgaatatcttttattgGTTGAtgcatcttttaattttttatctatagtCCAGATTACATGTGATTCATATTGCAGCAGAGATGGCACCAGTACCAAAGGTGCACTCATGTACCCTAATCATAGTGAAGATGATTCAAATTCATTCGAGACTCCTACTCCTACTAGAAGGGGAAAGAAAATTTGTTGTACATATCAGtatttactttttcaatattGATTGTTAATAGTGATTGAATTTCAATACTGTCTTAGACTGTGAtggtaattttcttttactcatTTACAGCAGGGATCCCAGAGCCACTTCCTTTAATGGAAGGTCAAGGAAAATCGTTGAAAGTACTTGGCTTTAGTCAAAATCAAAGGGCtgattttcttcaaattttgatgAGGTTATGATTGTTGGTTATGGTCATGTAAAGTCTCTTTTAACCTTGTTTCatacaaatatttgttgttaataTGATTTGGCGAATCAATTACAGGTTTGGGGTTGGTGATTATGATTGGAAACAGTTTGCTCCCAGGATAAAACACAAGAGTTATGAAGAAATCACGGAGTATTAATCTGACTCTTTCCATTTACTTTTTGCATTATTTAATGTTGTGCTTGTTTTTAATGCTATTGATCTTGAAGCTTTTATTGTATCCCTTTTTCTTTGTGGGGGGAATTATATGACAATCGAACCcatatgaatattaaaattctgGCATTTAATGATAAGAATGTTGTGTATATGTATACTCAGGTAACAAAATAACCGTAACATGATAGTATTGCTTACTAGTTGATTGTTTCTGCATAATAACACTCGTGTGAAATGCATGTGAAGTTTCATTCAAAGCTAATTTATTCACATGCAATTCCATCAAGTGTTTGCATTCCTTCTTGTGTGATTGTTTTCAACGAAAATCAAGTAGTATTTTGAACCTTAAGTT
Coding sequences:
- the LOC106768051 gene encoding CHD3-type chromatin-remodeling factor PICKLE-like isoform X7, whose protein sequence is MYLNINHDKHIWPTKNRVNMRLFLHFLVFYPLQQVQITCDSYCSRDGTSTKGALMYPNHSEDDSNSFETPTPTRRGKKICSGIPEPLPLMEGQGKSLKVLGFSQNQRADFLQILMRFGVGDYDWKQFAPRIKHKSYEEITEYGKLLLSHIAEDITDSPTFTAFEGHNSTVIAHGARGSGKTHIIQGSACYC
- the LOC106768051 gene encoding CHD3-type chromatin-remodeling factor PICKLE-like isoform X4 gives rise to the protein MYLNINHDKHIWPTKNRVNMRLFLHFLVFYPLQQVQITCDSYCSRDGTSTKGALMYPNHSEDDSNSFETPTPTRRGKKICSGIPEPLPLMEGQGKSLKVLGFSQNQRADFLQILMRFGVGDYDWKQFAPRIKHKSYEEITEYGKLLLSHIAEDITDSPTFTAFEGHNSTVIAHGARGSGKTHIIQRSCQSWFLKIVVEISLKD
- the LOC106768051 gene encoding uncharacterized protein LOC106768051 isoform X12 translates to MYLNINHDKHIWPTKNRVNMRLFLHFLVFYPLQQAGIPEPLPLMEGQGKSLKVLGFSQNQRADFLQILMRFGVGDYDWKQFAPRIKHKSYEEITEYGKLLLSHIAEDITDSPTFTGLEPMDISTVSTSQPSFEGHNSTVIAHGARGSGKTHIIQRSCQSWFLKIVVEISLKD
- the LOC106768051 gene encoding CHD3-type chromatin-remodeling factor PICKLE-like isoform X11, whose product is MYLNINHDKHIWPTKNRVNMRLFLHFLVFYPLQQVQITCDSYCSRDGTSTKGALMYPNHSEDDSNSFETPTPTRRGKKICSGIPEPLPLMEGQGKSLKVLGFSQNQRADFLQILMRFGVGDYDWKQFAPRIKHKSYEEITDFYCIPFSLWGELYDNRTHMNIKILAFNDKNVVYMYTQVTK
- the LOC106768051 gene encoding uncharacterized protein LOC106768051 isoform X14, with the protein product MAYKEQSEHEVISAFLGLLSSATSRDGTSTKGIPEPLPLMEGQGKSLKVLGFSQNQRADFLQILMRFGVGDYDWKQFAPRIKHKSYEEITEYGKLLLSHIAEDITDSPTFTGLEPMDISTVSTSQPSFEGHNSTVIAHGARGSGKTHIIQRSCQSWFLKIVVEISLKD
- the LOC106768051 gene encoding uncharacterized protein LOC106768051 isoform X13; translated protein: MAYKEQSEHEVISAFLGLLSSATSRDGTSTKAGIPEPLPLMEGQGKSLKVLGFSQNQRADFLQILMRFGVGDYDWKQFAPRIKHKSYEEITEYGKLLLSHIAEDITDSPTFTGLEPMDISTVSTSQPSFEGHNSTVIAHGARGSGKTHIIQRSCQSWFLKIVVEISLKD
- the LOC106768051 gene encoding uncharacterized protein LOC106768051 isoform X9; amino-acid sequence: MYLNINHDKHIWPTKNRVNMRLFLHFLVFYPLQQVQITCDSYCSRDGTSTKGIPEPLPLMEGQGKSLKVLGFSQNQRADFLQILMRFGVGDYDWKQFAPRIKHKSYEEITEYGKLLLSHIAEDITDSPTFTGLEPMDISTVSTSQPSFEGHNSTVIAHGARGSGKTHIIQRSCQSWFLKIVVEISLKD
- the LOC106768051 gene encoding uncharacterized protein LOC106768051 isoform X6, which codes for MAYKEQSEHEVISAFLGLLSSATRDGTSTKGALMYPNHSEDDSNSFETPTPTRRGKKICSGIPEPLPLMEGQGKSLKVLGFSQNQRADFLQILMRFGVGDYDWKQFAPRIKHKSYEEITEYGKLLLSHIAEDITDSPTFTGLEPMDISTVSTSQPSFEGHNSTVIAHGARGSGKTHIIQRSCQSWFLKIVVEISLKD
- the LOC106768051 gene encoding CHD3-type chromatin-remodeling factor PICKLE-like isoform X2 is translated as MYLNINHDKHIWPTKNRVNMRLFLHFLVFYPLQQVQITCDSYCSRDGTSTKGALMYPNHSEDDSNSFETPTPTRRGKKICWIPEPLPLMEGQGKSLKVLGFSQNQRADFLQILMRFGVGDYDWKQFAPRIKHKSYEEITEYGKLLLSHIAEDITDSPTFTGLEPMDISTVSTSQPSFEGHNSTVIAHGARGSGKTHIIQRSCQSWFLKIVVEISLKD
- the LOC106768051 gene encoding CHD3-type chromatin-remodeling factor PICKLE-like isoform X3: MYLNINHDKHIWPTKNRVNMRLFLHFLVFYPLQQVQITCDSYCSRDGTSTKGALMYPNHSEDDSNSFETPTPTRRGKKICSGIPEPLPLMEGQGKSLKVLGFSQNQRADFLQILMRFGVGDYDWKQFAPRIKHKSYEEITEYGKLLLSHIAEDITDSPTFTGLEPMDISTVSTSQPSFEGHNSTVIAHGARGSGKTHIIQGSACYC
- the LOC106768051 gene encoding uncharacterized protein LOC106768051 isoform X5 encodes the protein MAYKEQSEHEVISAFLGLLSSATSRDGTSTKGALMYPNHSEDDSNSFETPTPTRRGKKICSGIPEPLPLMEGQGKSLKVLGFSQNQRADFLQILMRFGVGDYDWKQFAPRIKHKSYEEITEYGKLLLSHIAEDITDSPTFTGLEPMDISTVSTSQPSFEGHNSTVIAHGARGSGKTHIIQRSCQSWFLKIVVEISLKD
- the LOC106768051 gene encoding uncharacterized protein LOC106768051 isoform X15, with the protein product MAYKEQSEHEVISAFLGLLSSATRDGTSTKAGIPEPLPLMEGQGKSLKVLGFSQNQRADFLQILMRFGVGDYDWKQFAPRIKHKSYEEITEYGKLLLSHIAEDITDSPTFTGLEPMDISTVSTSQPSFEGHNSTVIAHGARGSGKTHIIQRSCQSWFLKIVVEISLKD
- the LOC106768051 gene encoding uncharacterized protein LOC106768051 isoform X8 → MYLNINHDKHIWPTKNRVNMRLFLHFLVFYPLQQVQITCDSYCSRDGTSTKAGIPEPLPLMEGQGKSLKVLGFSQNQRADFLQILMRFGVGDYDWKQFAPRIKHKSYEEITEYGKLLLSHIAEDITDSPTFTGLEPMDISTVSTSQPSFEGHNSTVIAHGARGSGKTHIIQRSCQSWFLKIVVEISLKD
- the LOC106768051 gene encoding CHD3-type chromatin-remodeling factor PICKLE-like isoform X10, which codes for MYLNINHDKHIWPTKNRVNMRLFLHFLVFYPLQQVQITCDSYCSRDGTSTKGALMYPNHSEDDSNSFETPTPTRRGKKICSGIPEPLPLMEGQGKSLKVLGFSQNQRADFLQILMRFGVGDYDWKQFAPRIKHKSYEEITEYGKLLLSHIAEDITDSPTFTGLEPMDISTVSTSQPCEIRSSIPYF
- the LOC106760465 gene encoding cell wall / vacuolar inhibitor of fructosidase 1-like, with translation MVKLVIIFLAWSPTNDHSIIATISLPVATNCRGVLLSKANLIEETCKQKLHQNLCIQYLSSDPRNADVDIATTRKNFMINVIKTKANNALDKIQQLLQGSHEHSQKEALSSCAGRYKTILEADVAQAIAALQKGDPKFAEDYRIVFTTSVL
- the LOC106768051 gene encoding CHD3-type chromatin-remodeling factor PICKLE-like isoform X1 produces the protein MYLNINHDKHIWPTKNRVNMRLFLHFLVFYPLQQVQITCDSYCSRDGTSTKGALMYPNHSEDDSNSFETPTPTRRGKKICSGIPEPLPLMEGQGKSLKVLGFSQNQRADFLQILMRFGVGDYDWKQFAPRIKHKSYEEITEYGKLLLSHIAEDITDSPTFTGLEPMDISTVSTSQPSFEGHNSTVIAHGARGSGKTHIIQRSCQSWFLKIVVEISLKD
- the LOC106768051 gene encoding CHD3-type chromatin-remodeling factor PICKLE-like isoform X16, producing MYPNHSEDDSNSFETPTPTRRGKKICSGIPEPLPLMEGQGKSLKVLGFSQNQRADFLQILMRFGVGDYDWKQFAPRIKHKSYEEITEYGKLLLSHIAEDITDSPTFTGLEPMDISTVSTSQPSFEGHNSTVIAHGARGSGKTHIIQRSCQSWFLKIVVEISLKD